Proteins encoded in a region of the Ursus arctos isolate Adak ecotype North America unplaced genomic scaffold, UrsArc2.0 scaffold_2, whole genome shotgun sequence genome:
- the CRABP2 gene encoding cellular retinoic acid-binding protein 2 yields MPNFSGNWKIIRSENFEDLLKVLGVNVMLRKIAVAAASKPAVEIKQEGDTFYIKTSTTVRTTEIHFKIGEEFEEQTVDGRPCKSLVKWESENKMVCEQRLLKGEGPKTSWTRELTNDGELVLTMTADDIVCTRVYVRE; encoded by the exons ATGCCCAACTTCTCCGGCAACTGGAAGATCATCCGATCGGAAAACTTCGAGGATTTGCTCAAAGTGCTGG GGGTGAATGTGATGCTGAGGAAGATCGCCGTGGCTGCAGCGTCCAAGCCGGCGGTGGAGATCAAACAGGAGGGAGACACTTTCTACATCAAGACGTCCACCACGGTGCGCACCACAGAAATCCACTTCAAGATCGGGGAAGAGTTCGAGGAGCAGACTGTGGACGGGAGGCCCTGTAAG AGCCTGGTGAAATGGGAGAGCGAGAACAAAATGGTCTGCGAGCAGAGGCTCCTGAAGGGAGAGGGCCCCAAGACCTCCTGGACCAGGGAGCTGACCAACGACGGGGAGCTGGTCCTG ACCATGACGGCGGATGATATCGTGTGCACCAGGGTCTATGTCCGAGAGTGA